One Aquipuribacter sp. SD81 genomic region harbors:
- a CDS encoding carbohydrate ABC transporter permease, translated as MATTVAEAVPADGAGSRPRRSRPARPAGARVRGAVEIVLLLVLAVVMVFPVVWMIETSIKEGRDVYAVPAQFWGFDVTLEHYRDVFVQRGGTGASDLAVAFRNSILVAGASTLLATALGVPAAWAYSRFDVKGKKDQLFFILSTRFMPPIVVVIPIFLMYRELGLINTQLGLILIYAAFNVPFTIWMMKGFVDEVPAEYEDAAMLDGYTRLQAFWKFTLPLLVPGIAATAVFALIFSWNEFVFAIFLTSSGDVRTAPPAIAGLIGGTTVDWGLIAASAVVFAAPVLLFAYLVRRHLVAGVTLGAVRR; from the coding sequence GTGGCCACCACCGTCGCCGAGGCCGTCCCCGCGGACGGCGCCGGCTCCCGCCCCCGCCGCTCCCGGCCCGCCCGGCCCGCCGGCGCGCGCGTGCGCGGCGCCGTGGAGATCGTCCTGCTGCTCGTGCTCGCCGTCGTCATGGTCTTCCCCGTCGTGTGGATGATCGAGACCTCCATCAAGGAGGGGCGCGACGTGTACGCGGTGCCCGCCCAGTTCTGGGGCTTCGACGTGACCCTCGAGCACTACCGCGACGTGTTCGTGCAGCGCGGCGGCACCGGCGCCTCCGACCTCGCCGTCGCCTTCCGCAACTCGATCCTCGTCGCGGGCGCCTCGACGCTGCTCGCCACCGCGCTGGGGGTCCCGGCCGCGTGGGCGTACTCGCGCTTCGACGTCAAGGGCAAGAAGGACCAGCTGTTCTTCATCCTGTCGACGCGCTTCATGCCGCCGATCGTCGTCGTCATCCCGATCTTCCTCATGTACCGCGAGCTCGGCCTCATCAACACCCAGCTCGGGCTCATCCTCATCTACGCGGCCTTCAACGTGCCCTTCACCATCTGGATGATGAAGGGCTTCGTCGACGAGGTGCCGGCGGAGTACGAGGACGCCGCCATGCTCGACGGGTACACCCGCCTGCAGGCGTTCTGGAAGTTCACCCTGCCGCTGCTCGTGCCCGGCATCGCCGCCACGGCGGTCTTCGCCCTCATCTTCTCGTGGAACGAGTTCGTGTTCGCCATCTTCCTCACCTCCAGCGGCGACGTCCGCACCGCGCCGCCCGCCATCGCGGGCCTCATCGGCGGCACGACCGTCGACTGGGGCCTCATCGCGGCCTCCGCCGTCGTCTTCGCCGCGCCCGTGCTGCTGTTCGCCTACCTCGTGCGCCGGCACCTCGTCGCCGGCGTCACGCTCGGGGCGGTGCGTCGCTGA
- a CDS encoding ABC transporter ATP-binding protein, with translation MAGIEITELHKRYPDGTVAVERVDLSIGDGELFVMLGPSGCGKTTTLRAIAGLERQTSGDIRIGDTLVNDLPPAERDIAMVFQFYALYPHLRTRDNLAFPLRAEGLPEKEVRARVEEGARMLRLEELLDRRPSRLSGGEQQRVALARALVRRPRAFLMDEPLTNLDAELRADMRTEIKHLQAQLGTTMVHVTHDQVEAMSLGHRIAILNKGRVEQVGTPLEVYDRPASLFCAAFIGSPPMNLLEVEVAEGALQAPGGLSLVPPADTPRGRPLVAGVRPESLEVVPPGAERSVDGRVVSAEALGDEIIYVVSSGGRDLRVRMPPTARFAPDALVGVRHTGSAPPVYDPTTEELVA, from the coding sequence ATGGCCGGCATCGAGATCACCGAGCTGCACAAGCGCTACCCCGACGGCACCGTCGCGGTCGAGCGCGTCGACCTCTCGATCGGCGACGGCGAGCTGTTCGTCATGCTCGGGCCGTCCGGCTGCGGCAAGACGACGACGCTGCGGGCGATCGCGGGGCTCGAGCGGCAGACCTCCGGCGACATCCGCATCGGCGACACGCTCGTCAACGACCTGCCGCCCGCCGAGCGCGACATCGCGATGGTCTTCCAGTTCTACGCGCTGTACCCGCACCTGCGGACCCGCGACAACCTCGCGTTCCCGCTGCGGGCGGAGGGGCTGCCGGAGAAGGAGGTCCGCGCCCGTGTCGAGGAGGGTGCCCGCATGCTCCGCCTCGAGGAGCTGCTCGACCGTCGCCCGTCCCGGCTGTCCGGCGGTGAGCAGCAGCGCGTGGCGCTCGCCCGCGCGCTCGTGCGGCGTCCCCGGGCGTTCCTCATGGACGAGCCGCTCACCAACCTCGACGCCGAGCTGCGCGCCGACATGCGCACCGAGATCAAGCACCTGCAGGCCCAGCTCGGCACGACGATGGTCCACGTCACCCACGACCAGGTCGAGGCGATGTCGCTCGGGCACCGCATCGCGATCCTCAACAAGGGCCGCGTCGAGCAGGTCGGCACCCCGCTGGAGGTGTACGACCGTCCGGCGAGCCTGTTCTGCGCGGCGTTCATCGGCTCCCCGCCCATGAACCTCCTCGAGGTGGAGGTCGCCGAGGGCGCCCTGCAGGCCCCCGGTGGTCTCTCGCTCGTGCCGCCGGCCGACACCCCCCGGGGCCGCCCGCTGGTGGCGGGCGTGCGGCCGGAGTCGCTCGAGGTCGTGCCGCCGGGCGCCGAGCGCTCGGTCGACGGCCGCGTGGTCTCCGCCGAGGCGCTCGGCGACGAGATCATCTACGTGGTGAGCAGCGGCGGGCGGGACCTGCGGGTCCGGATGCCGCCGACGGCCCGCTTCGCCCCCGACGCCCTGGTGGGCGTGCGCCACACCGGCAGCGCCCCGCCCGTGTACGACCCGACGACCGAGGAGCTGGTGGCCTGA
- a CDS encoding ABC transporter ATP-binding protein gives MGTVRAEGLRKAFGDVQAMDGVDLDVPDGSFFVVLGPSGAGKTTTLRALAGLEQLDAGAVHLDGRDATGDTPAARDLAMVFQSYALYPRKTAYENIASPLRARKASAGDIQSAVERVSGLLHIERLLQRRPAQMSGGEQQRVALARALVRTPRAFLMDEPLTNLDLKLRVEMRTELTRIHRSLGATFVYVTNDQVEALSMADRIAVLREGKVQQVGTPTEVYERPANRWVAGFVGSPRISLLPCRPEGDRLVGSDGWSLPRPRWATAEEGRPLLLGLRAEDLSVERRSEASLPGRLYGLEPLGDRTIVDVEVGGEVLKVKARPTVTGTPGESVSVAVDLDRAHLFDAGTGEALATTR, from the coding sequence ATGGGGACCGTGAGGGCCGAGGGCCTGCGCAAGGCGTTCGGCGACGTGCAGGCGATGGACGGGGTCGACCTCGACGTGCCCGACGGCTCGTTCTTCGTCGTGCTCGGACCGTCCGGGGCCGGCAAGACGACGACGCTGCGGGCGCTCGCGGGCCTCGAGCAGCTCGACGCCGGCGCGGTCCACCTCGACGGGCGCGACGCGACCGGCGACACCCCCGCGGCACGCGACCTCGCGATGGTGTTCCAGAGCTACGCGCTGTACCCGCGCAAGACCGCGTACGAGAACATCGCGTCGCCGCTGCGCGCGCGCAAGGCGTCGGCCGGCGACATCCAGTCGGCCGTCGAGCGCGTGTCGGGGCTGCTCCACATCGAGCGGCTCCTGCAGCGCCGGCCCGCCCAGATGTCCGGCGGCGAGCAGCAGCGGGTGGCGCTGGCCCGGGCGCTCGTCCGCACCCCGCGCGCGTTCCTCATGGACGAGCCGCTCACCAACCTCGACCTCAAGCTGCGGGTGGAGATGCGGACCGAGCTCACCCGCATCCACCGCAGCCTCGGCGCGACCTTCGTGTACGTGACGAACGACCAGGTCGAGGCCCTGTCGATGGCCGACCGGATCGCCGTCCTGCGCGAGGGCAAGGTGCAGCAGGTCGGCACGCCGACCGAGGTGTACGAGCGTCCGGCCAACCGCTGGGTCGCCGGGTTCGTCGGCAGCCCGCGGATCAGCCTGCTGCCGTGCCGCCCGGAGGGCGACCGCCTCGTCGGCTCCGACGGCTGGTCGCTGCCGCGCCCGCGCTGGGCGACCGCGGAGGAGGGCCGGCCGCTGCTGCTCGGCCTGCGCGCGGAGGACCTCTCGGTCGAGCGGCGCAGCGAGGCGAGCCTGCCGGGGCGGCTGTACGGCCTGGAGCCGCTCGGCGACCGGACCATCGTCGACGTCGAGGTCGGCGGCGAGGTGCTCAAGGTCAAGGCGCGCCCGACCGTCACCGGGACGCCGGGTGAGTCGGTGTCCGTCGCCGTCGACCTCGACCGTGCCCACCTGTTCGACGCCGGCACCGGGGAGGCGCTCGCGACGACCCGGTGA
- a CDS encoding L-threonylcarbamoyladenylate synthase, with translation MDLDVDAAAGVLRAGGLVAFPTETVYGLGAHALDERAVRRVFEVKGRPADNPLIVHVASLDEVDRVAVPTPLARRLGGRYWPGPLTVVLDARVVVPAVTRGGLGTVAVRVPAHPLALELLRRSGLPLAAPSANRSGRPSPTTAAHVRADLGDTVPVLDGGPCTVGLESTVVDARGEVPVVLRQGSVGAEELGAVAGAGPQLGASPGTRHRHYAPRCEVVVADPREGAATAAALVAQGRRVALVGPPEAPHGVEHLASVDGAEDLGRRLYALLREAEDVGVDAVVVEAVPEDGVGRAVMDRLRRAAEPR, from the coding sequence GTGGACCTCGACGTGGACGCGGCAGCCGGCGTGCTACGGGCCGGTGGTCTCGTCGCCTTCCCCACCGAGACGGTGTACGGCCTGGGCGCGCACGCCCTCGACGAGCGGGCCGTCCGCCGCGTGTTCGAGGTCAAGGGGCGGCCGGCGGACAACCCCCTCATCGTCCACGTCGCGTCCCTCGACGAGGTCGACCGCGTGGCCGTCCCCACGCCGCTCGCCCGCCGGCTGGGCGGGCGGTACTGGCCCGGGCCGCTCACCGTCGTGCTGGACGCCCGGGTCGTCGTCCCCGCCGTGACCCGCGGCGGGCTCGGCACCGTCGCCGTGCGGGTCCCCGCGCACCCGCTCGCGCTGGAGCTGCTGCGGCGCTCCGGGCTGCCCCTGGCGGCGCCGAGCGCGAACCGGTCGGGCCGCCCCTCGCCGACGACCGCCGCGCACGTGCGGGCCGACCTCGGGGACACGGTGCCGGTGCTCGACGGCGGGCCGTGCACCGTGGGGCTCGAGTCGACGGTGGTCGACGCCCGGGGCGAGGTCCCGGTCGTGCTGCGCCAGGGCAGCGTGGGCGCCGAGGAGCTGGGGGCCGTCGCCGGCGCCGGGCCGCAGCTGGGGGCGTCGCCGGGCACCCGGCACCGGCACTACGCGCCGCGCTGCGAGGTCGTCGTGGCCGACCCCCGCGAGGGGGCGGCCACGGCCGCGGCGCTGGTCGCCCAGGGCCGCCGGGTCGCCCTCGTCGGACCGCCGGAGGCCCCGCACGGGGTCGAGCACCTCGCCTCCGTCGACGGCGCCGAGGACCTCGGCCGCCGGCTCTACGCCCTGCTGCGGGAGGCCGAGGACGTCGGGGTCGACGCGGTCGTCGTCGAGGCCGTGCCGGAGGACGGCGTCGGCCGCGCCGTCATGGACCGGCTCCGCCGCGCCGCCGAGCCCCGCTGA
- a CDS encoding MMPL family transporter — protein MARRLFALGALAVRRPRTVLAVWAVLLALGVSAFLAFGGTLSSQVTLPGTPTAQVVDQLAEEFPDASGGSGTVVFHAEDGEALTEEQRAEVSALLDEVGGLDGVSGTVDPFATTAQRQQQVDELAAGEEQLAGARAELDAGQQQLDTAREQLAALPPEAQQDPEVAGRLAALDEQQAQLDAGRAELEAQARQADLGARLLAVSEGVRQVSEDGGTALGVVQFPEPLLEVPAETKEAVAAVLQDADVPGLQVELSQELVQEVPAIFGPGEAVGLVIAGITLLVVLGTALAAAVPIVSAVVGVAVGVTAALSLSGVVDMLSVTPVLGVMLGLAVGIDYSLFLLNRHRRQLLDGMPVAGSIALATGTAGNAVVFAGLTVVIALAALNVTGIGFLGLMGTVGALCVLVAMAMAVTFTPAVLALLGTRALRRGERRPHGRHAAPATTTAAAGGGDAGARGRHGTQPRPMPTWRAVLTLVLGVGLLGLLAVPAASLRLGLPDGSSEAVDSTQYQAYVLTEQSFGAGVNGPLLVVEDLEPAVPEEERLAEQVRLAEQLAAEEDVAALAPIGVSDDGTVAAFQVVPVEGPTSESTEQLVRDLRAEGFGVAGSASGNIDVSQQLADALPGYLAVVVGLSLLILVVVFRSLMVPLTATAGFVLSFFATLGAITAVFQWGWLSSVFGVTTPGPVLSFLPTILVGIMFGLAMDYQLFLVSGMREAYTHGLEARSAVTAGVRAGRRVVVAAAIIMIAVFAGFISSEAVIIRSFGFALAFGVLADAFLVRLLIVPAVMHLLGRSAWWLPRPLGRLLPDVDVEGASLVRDHDGDSTRTARRTAGERDADPSPVP, from the coding sequence GTGGCCCGCAGGCTGTTCGCGCTCGGCGCCCTCGCCGTCCGCCGTCCCCGCACCGTGCTCGCCGTCTGGGCCGTTCTCCTCGCGCTCGGCGTGTCGGCCTTCCTCGCCTTCGGCGGGACCCTCTCCAGCCAGGTGACCCTGCCCGGGACCCCCACCGCCCAGGTCGTCGACCAGCTCGCGGAGGAGTTCCCCGACGCCAGCGGCGGCAGCGGCACGGTCGTCTTCCACGCCGAGGACGGCGAGGCGCTCACCGAGGAGCAGCGGGCGGAGGTCTCCGCCCTCCTGGACGAGGTCGGCGGGCTCGACGGCGTCAGCGGCACCGTCGACCCCTTCGCGACGACCGCGCAGCGGCAGCAGCAGGTCGACGAGCTGGCGGCCGGTGAGGAGCAGCTGGCGGGGGCGCGGGCGGAGCTGGACGCCGGGCAGCAGCAGCTCGACACCGCCCGCGAGCAGCTGGCGGCCCTGCCGCCGGAGGCCCAGCAGGACCCGGAGGTGGCCGGCCGGCTGGCCGCCCTGGACGAGCAGCAGGCCCAGCTCGACGCCGGTCGGGCGGAGCTGGAGGCCCAGGCCCGCCAGGCCGACCTGGGCGCCCGCCTGCTCGCGGTGTCCGAGGGGGTCCGCCAGGTGTCCGAGGACGGCGGCACCGCCCTGGGCGTCGTCCAGTTCCCCGAGCCGCTGCTCGAGGTGCCCGCGGAGACCAAGGAGGCCGTCGCCGCGGTGCTGCAGGACGCGGACGTGCCGGGGCTGCAGGTCGAGCTGAGCCAGGAGCTCGTCCAGGAGGTCCCCGCGATCTTCGGTCCCGGCGAGGCGGTCGGGCTCGTGATCGCCGGCATCACGCTGCTCGTCGTCCTGGGGACCGCGCTCGCGGCCGCCGTCCCGATCGTCTCGGCGGTGGTCGGCGTCGCCGTCGGCGTGACCGCCGCGCTGTCGCTGTCGGGGGTGGTCGACATGCTCTCGGTCACGCCGGTCCTCGGCGTCATGCTCGGCCTCGCGGTCGGTATCGACTACTCCCTGTTCCTCCTCAACCGGCACCGCCGCCAGCTCCTCGACGGCATGCCCGTCGCCGGGTCCATCGCCCTGGCCACCGGCACGGCGGGCAACGCGGTCGTCTTCGCCGGGCTCACCGTCGTCATCGCGCTCGCCGCGCTCAACGTCACCGGCATCGGCTTCCTCGGCCTCATGGGCACGGTCGGTGCCCTGTGCGTCCTCGTGGCCATGGCCATGGCCGTCACCTTCACGCCGGCGGTGCTCGCGCTCCTCGGGACGCGCGCGCTGCGGCGCGGCGAGCGACGACCGCACGGGCGCCACGCCGCCCCGGCCACCACGACCGCAGCCGCCGGGGGCGGCGACGCCGGGGCCCGGGGGCGGCACGGAACGCAACCGCGCCCGATGCCGACGTGGCGCGCGGTCCTCACCCTCGTGCTCGGCGTGGGGCTGCTCGGGCTGCTGGCGGTGCCCGCCGCCTCGCTGCGGCTCGGCCTGCCGGACGGGTCGTCGGAGGCCGTCGACTCGACCCAGTACCAGGCCTACGTCCTCACCGAGCAGTCCTTCGGTGCCGGGGTGAACGGCCCCCTGCTCGTCGTCGAGGACCTCGAGCCGGCCGTGCCGGAGGAGGAGCGGCTCGCCGAGCAGGTACGTCTGGCCGAGCAGCTGGCGGCGGAGGAGGACGTCGCCGCCCTCGCGCCGATCGGCGTGTCGGACGACGGCACCGTCGCGGCCTTCCAGGTCGTCCCCGTCGAGGGACCCACCAGCGAGTCCACCGAGCAGCTCGTCCGGGACCTGCGGGCCGAGGGCTTCGGGGTCGCCGGGAGCGCGAGCGGCAACATCGACGTCTCGCAGCAGCTCGCCGACGCGCTGCCGGGCTACCTCGCCGTCGTGGTCGGGCTGTCGCTGCTCATCCTTGTCGTCGTCTTCCGGTCGCTGATGGTGCCGCTCACCGCGACCGCCGGCTTCGTGCTGTCCTTCTTCGCGACCCTGGGTGCGATCACCGCGGTGTTCCAGTGGGGCTGGCTGTCGTCGGTCTTCGGCGTCACCACTCCCGGACCGGTGCTCAGCTTCCTGCCCACGATCCTGGTCGGCATCATGTTCGGGCTCGCGATGGACTACCAGCTCTTCCTGGTGTCCGGCATGCGCGAGGCGTACACGCACGGGCTCGAAGCCCGGTCCGCGGTCACCGCGGGCGTGAGGGCCGGTCGTCGGGTGGTCGTGGCCGCGGCGATCATCATGATCGCCGTGTTCGCGGGCTTCATCAGCTCCGAGGCGGTCATCATCCGGTCGTTCGGCTTCGCGCTCGCCTTCGGCGTGCTGGCCGACGCCTTCCTCGTCCGGCTGCTCATCGTGCCCGCGGTCATGCACCTGCTGGGTCGGAGCGCGTGGTGGCTGCCGCGGCCGCTGGGGCGGCTGCTGCCGGACGTCGACGTGGAGGGGGCGTCGCTCGTCCGCGACCACGACGGCGACAGCACCCGCACCGCCCGCCGGACGGCGGGGGAGCGGGACGCCGACCCCAGCCCCGTCCCGTAG
- a CDS encoding TetR/AcrR family transcriptional regulator encodes MRKARHRAALLAAAREMIAERGPAGFTTDDLAVRAGLSRRTVFNHFAHLEDVVVACAEAELEAVVLAAGRDLGVAAGAHVHPLDDLEALLTAPDVADVISRLGRVFAAPGREEVAERIRRQAMREFGTAAVQRLRERYPATPVVDLDLLTTSVMGGADVVASTWLRETGGVLDPASRARFHELMTTHLGFVRHGFGTDRPRTTAASSPSQKGR; translated from the coding sequence GTGCGCAAGGCGCGGCACCGGGCGGCGCTCCTCGCGGCCGCCCGCGAGATGATCGCCGAGCGGGGGCCGGCCGGCTTCACCACCGACGACCTCGCCGTCCGCGCGGGTCTGTCACGCAGGACCGTCTTCAACCACTTCGCCCACCTCGAGGACGTCGTGGTGGCGTGCGCCGAGGCCGAGCTCGAGGCCGTCGTGCTCGCCGCCGGACGCGACCTCGGCGTCGCGGCCGGGGCGCACGTGCACCCCCTCGACGACCTCGAGGCGCTCCTCACGGCCCCCGACGTCGCCGACGTCATCAGCCGGCTCGGTCGCGTCTTCGCGGCCCCGGGGCGCGAGGAGGTGGCCGAGCGCATCCGGCGGCAGGCGATGCGGGAGTTCGGTACGGCGGCGGTCCAGCGGCTGCGTGAGCGCTACCCGGCCACGCCGGTCGTCGACCTCGACCTCCTCACCACCTCCGTCATGGGCGGGGCGGACGTCGTCGCGTCGACCTGGCTGCGGGAGACCGGCGGGGTCCTCGACCCGGCGAGCCGCGCGCGGTTCCACGAGCTCATGACCACCCACCTCGGCTTCGTCCGGCACGGCTTCGGCACCGACCGCCCCCGGACGACCGCCGCCTCCTCCCCCTCCCAGAAAGGGCGCTGA
- a CDS encoding UPF0182 family membrane protein, whose amino-acid sequence MSAPFPPGPPSDGPEGPTGPRAPRGPQGPRPRRRRGALAPTIAVLGVLVFLLVLFAELWTEVLWFRQLGFLDVLRTRLVTQSLLFLAAAVLMGVAVWASLTVAFRGRPIYAPSTPGQEALDRYREQLEPLRRLVGIAVPLVLALFAGSAAAAQWRNVQLWLNRQSFDETDPVFGLDVGFYVFTLPVLQFLVGFLTAVVLLAGLAALLTHYLYGGLRLSGPGERTTRAARVQLAVLGALFLLLRAASYWLERYALTTSESSDITGPLYTDVNAVIPARTLLAVVSVLVALTFVFTAIRGNWRVPALGVGLLVLVAVAAGGIWPQVIQRFQVQPNELSLQTPYISNNIAATRAAYGLDEIEVTDYDAELSAERGALAQDARTIPGIRLLDPGLVSPTYQQLQQIRQFYAFPDPLDVGQYSVEGELRDTVLAVRELNLNGLPPAQRNWINDHTVYTHGYGVVAAYGNQRTAGGEPVFFQSGIVAPNAEEEVVTETDLGQFQQRIYFGEFSPNYSIVGGPEGVAPQELDYPDSTVDSGQQNVTYDGDGGVPMGDFFTQLLFAIKFRSEEIILSDAVNPESQVMFDRNPRERVEKVAPWLQLDGDPYPAVVGDRVLWVIDGYTTSNRYPYSNSTVLDEATATSTTATADNVTALLPERVNYVRNSVKATVDAYDGEVTLYAWDTEDPVLQAWRGVFPDAVRDVDEISGELMAHVRYPQDIFKVQREVLERYHVTDPASFFNGTDFWSVPDDPTLDEVQALQPPYYLSLQMPGQEEPSFSLSSTFIPTNQGGGEVRNVLTGFLAVDADAGDEEGSPREGYGQLRLLQIRNDETVPGPGQVQNDFNADPLINEQLNILTLGQSDLRSGNLLTLPIGGGLLYVQPVYIQSSGNTSYPLLQRVLVAFGDELGFGETLDEALDDLFGGDAGADAPDADAGALPDTGEVEQPVPDVGDGGGIEDPVPAVSPTPTPDDEGGAPTQEPAPTVGPVDPAAAQQQLDQALQAARQAITDSQAALADGDFAAYGEAQDRLEQAIERAIAAEAVLEGGR is encoded by the coding sequence GTGAGCGCCCCCTTCCCGCCCGGCCCGCCCAGCGACGGACCGGAGGGCCCGACCGGGCCGCGCGCGCCGCGCGGACCCCAGGGTCCGCGGCCGCGCCGCCGCCGGGGCGCCCTGGCGCCGACCATCGCCGTGCTCGGCGTGCTCGTGTTCCTGCTCGTGCTCTTCGCCGAGCTGTGGACCGAGGTGCTGTGGTTCCGGCAGCTCGGCTTCCTCGACGTGCTCCGCACCCGACTGGTCACCCAGTCCCTGCTGTTCCTGGCCGCCGCGGTGCTCATGGGCGTGGCCGTGTGGGCGAGCCTCACCGTCGCGTTCCGCGGCCGGCCGATCTACGCGCCGTCGACCCCCGGCCAGGAGGCGCTCGACCGCTACCGCGAGCAGCTGGAGCCGCTGCGCCGGCTCGTCGGGATCGCCGTCCCGCTCGTGCTCGCGCTGTTCGCGGGCTCCGCCGCGGCCGCGCAGTGGCGCAACGTCCAGCTGTGGCTCAACCGGCAGAGCTTCGACGAGACCGACCCCGTGTTCGGCCTCGACGTCGGCTTCTACGTCTTCACCCTGCCGGTCCTGCAGTTCCTCGTCGGCTTCCTCACCGCGGTCGTCCTCCTCGCGGGGCTCGCGGCGCTGCTCACCCACTACCTGTACGGCGGGCTCCGGCTGAGCGGACCGGGGGAGCGGACGACCCGCGCCGCCCGGGTACAGCTCGCCGTCCTCGGCGCGCTGTTCCTGCTGCTGCGCGCCGCGAGCTACTGGCTCGAGCGCTACGCGCTCACCACGTCGGAGAGCAGCGACATCACCGGTCCGCTCTACACCGACGTCAACGCCGTCATCCCGGCGCGGACGCTGCTCGCGGTCGTCTCCGTGCTCGTGGCGCTCACGTTCGTCTTCACCGCGATCCGCGGCAACTGGCGCGTGCCCGCCCTGGGCGTCGGTCTGCTCGTCCTCGTCGCCGTCGCCGCGGGCGGCATCTGGCCGCAGGTCATCCAGCGCTTCCAGGTGCAGCCGAACGAGCTGTCCCTGCAGACGCCCTACATCAGCAACAACATCGCGGCGACGCGCGCGGCGTACGGCCTCGACGAGATCGAGGTCACCGACTACGACGCGGAGCTGTCGGCGGAGCGGGGCGCGCTCGCGCAGGACGCCCGCACCATCCCCGGCATCCGCCTGCTCGACCCGGGGCTCGTCTCCCCGACGTACCAGCAGCTGCAGCAGATCCGGCAGTTCTACGCCTTCCCCGACCCGCTCGACGTCGGGCAGTACTCGGTCGAGGGCGAGCTGCGCGACACCGTCCTCGCCGTTCGCGAGCTCAACCTCAACGGCCTCCCGCCCGCGCAGCGCAACTGGATCAACGACCACACCGTCTACACGCACGGGTACGGCGTCGTCGCGGCGTACGGCAACCAGCGCACCGCCGGCGGTGAGCCGGTGTTCTTCCAGTCCGGCATCGTCGCGCCGAACGCCGAGGAGGAGGTCGTCACCGAGACCGACCTCGGGCAGTTCCAGCAGCGGATCTACTTCGGCGAGTTCAGCCCCAACTACAGCATCGTCGGCGGGCCGGAGGGCGTGGCGCCGCAGGAGCTCGACTACCCCGACTCCACGGTCGACTCCGGGCAGCAGAACGTCACGTACGACGGTGACGGCGGCGTGCCGATGGGCGACTTCTTCACCCAGCTGCTGTTCGCCATCAAGTTCCGCTCGGAGGAGATCATCCTGTCCGACGCGGTCAACCCCGAGTCGCAGGTCATGTTCGACCGCAACCCCCGCGAGCGCGTGGAGAAGGTCGCACCGTGGCTGCAGCTGGACGGCGACCCGTACCCGGCCGTCGTCGGCGACCGCGTGCTGTGGGTCATCGACGGCTACACGACGAGCAACCGCTACCCGTACTCCAACAGCACCGTGCTCGACGAGGCGACGGCGACCTCGACCACGGCGACCGCCGACAACGTGACCGCGCTGCTGCCGGAGCGCGTGAACTACGTCCGCAACTCCGTCAAGGCCACGGTCGACGCCTACGACGGCGAGGTCACCCTCTACGCGTGGGACACCGAGGACCCGGTGCTGCAGGCCTGGCGCGGGGTCTTCCCCGACGCGGTGCGGGACGTCGACGAGATCTCCGGCGAGCTCATGGCGCACGTGCGTTACCCGCAGGACATCTTCAAGGTCCAGCGCGAGGTGCTCGAGCGCTACCACGTCACCGACCCGGCGTCGTTCTTCAACGGCACCGACTTCTGGTCCGTGCCGGACGACCCGACGCTCGACGAGGTCCAGGCGCTGCAGCCGCCGTACTACCTGTCGCTGCAGATGCCCGGGCAGGAGGAGCCGTCGTTCAGCCTCAGCTCGACGTTCATCCCGACCAACCAGGGCGGGGGCGAGGTCCGCAACGTGCTGACGGGCTTCCTCGCCGTGGACGCGGACGCCGGCGACGAGGAGGGCAGCCCGCGGGAGGGCTACGGCCAGCTGCGGCTGCTGCAGATCCGCAACGACGAGACGGTGCCCGGACCGGGCCAGGTCCAGAACGACTTCAACGCCGACCCGCTCATCAACGAGCAGCTCAACATCCTCACGCTCGGGCAGTCGGACCTGCGCAGCGGCAACCTGCTGACGCTGCCGATCGGCGGGGGGCTGCTGTACGTACAGCCGGTCTACATCCAGTCCTCGGGCAACACGTCGTACCCGCTGCTGCAGCGGGTGCTCGTCGCCTTCGGAGACGAGCTCGGCTTCGGCGAGACGCTCGACGAGGCCCTCGACGACCTGTTCGGAGGCGACGCGGGCGCCGACGCGCCGGACGCCGACGCGGGGGCGCTGCCCGACACGGGCGAGGTCGAGCAGCCGGTGCCCGACGTCGGCGACGGCGGCGGGATCGAGGACCCGGTCCCCGCGGTGTCCCCGACGCCCACGCCCGACGACGAGGGCGGCGCGCCGACCCAGGAGCCCGCCCCCACCGTGGGGCCGGTCGACCCGGCCGCGGCCCAGCAGCAGCTCGACCAGGCGCTGCAGGCGGCCAGGCAGGCGATCACCGACTCCCAGGCGGCGCTCGCCGACGGTGACTTCGCCGCCTACGGCGAGGCGCAGGACCGCCTCGAGCAGGCCATCGAGCGGGCGATCGCCGCGGAGGCCGTCCTGGAGGGCGGTCGCTGA